The following are encoded in a window of Platichthys flesus chromosome 11, fPlaFle2.1, whole genome shotgun sequence genomic DNA:
- the zgc:158766 gene encoding pleckstrin homology domain-containing family G member 4B isoform X1: protein MLSLGKMHSRAKSRSCDNYLSIKDAESLDNCIQNTLSALYRPFTATAATVLWQLFSVVERQYRGDGLRCLIDFLLPAKRILQIIQQETCVRFRGLLFYHEGWPLCIHEKVVLQLAPLHKVRLKQGDFYLQIVPLGRKTAKLVIKCLSASGQAIAEIPIAESMYGSVFTAEFLQNVTRDRNLHPLQTCLLTTGTTVYRTPWKNVVNPLFVSSTSDAIMQARCSRVGFRGQLSTCSTSGSTGTLDSHRSSRESLHSQGADSIFSEPTSPSRNHMDPNGESISAADTATPIIKIEGSTEESGMGQRGEDTGGRGKGSKILSPSTDLSNPSPRRRLPRDSVAFESRRLFRKSYMEALQNPMSLGSSSESILEESPEHSPGPRERSGTAGGSPDTRISSREHLARRLGGRGWLSGDDSRPSTPLLYLQRGLRSAERRADRRSKSLERTNKAAQVKGHRERSSSGGSVNISPKKLMNGYTLRFGKLDVEAALPGSERRSSKEESGERDEGIGSESRRHSAEESHSPKAANGTALSPASASSSPCDGHSARPRLGSEVNQELLASGAVILPGNRDRGGRAVLQVCTRAQVWAGESCTVSDLTCLLGYYHSTLRKERQDQGLTVVIDSRRQQPVPALLSSLSELQALVPNALYSVLLLVEKEAATKPERDLNLQTETLSSLKALLKHIDQTQLTRDLEGTFHYDHNHWIHFRQKIEPFASSCSAAITSLQESICTLSSSGHMKTSKEVSEVMEQQRRLMKCVLDDTRLNRLRLEGGTVLARIRKDEACENEIYRDAVDTLNALYNQVDEEVHKLVILSNKSQKELESLLEVRKFEEQTQQIKLWFSVEGEKQLVPLESLTLSVAKLKEMRESLEQFVSESLHQQRHGLKLVKESPESLPGSALLDFKQHLGSILSSVERRKTQLDILTNLHEFYDSANQWMNHCQDYFHHLSLDTAGATISPPVVEILQDYCTEASKFSMDNFSNLNDMVLSLESPQQLQQWNTVWHQCQQTKQQLEETLARATVAAQTSTAADTEAPSKAEDRPIGATERRKANGGVILPGAITLLTFEDIKPHSAGPFSKSPSSSISSSSHFTFSPDSDSKLRQSPSMFDDTDSDCTIDSTISCHSEPVYTGAARLRKQPMKKIMKKTLSYELTPRDGSHSDVSHIHGYTGVYIKGLEVANNVSAEKKLQRPDVTSPALGRSRSMSTPSRAHTRHSDGDGKKHSSKVQHIMDEMISTEREYVRSLSYIIEHYFPEMERLDLPQDLRGKRSIIFGNVEKLWDFHSQYFLKGLESCAHSPLSISSCFLRHEDQFGMYALYSKNKPQSDALLSSHGNEFFKNKQLELEDKMDLASYLLKPIQRMSKYALLLKDLIKECSQSQEQELSDLRTAEELVKFQLRHGNDLLAMDAIRGCDVNLKEQGHLRCQDEFIVWCGRRKYLRHVFLFEDLILFSKTKKIEGGYDIYIYKQSFKTAEIGMTENVGDSGLRFEIWFRRRKSQDTFILQASSAEVKAVWTAIIGKILWRQALRNREVRMQEMVSMGIGSKPFMDIKPSDAAISDRFIDYIMKGSESRTRASIAVPSFEHCASIKRPHSTISNSSTSSSSSQSSSSLLGSLNLHLCNSPSHPLSHPMTSVPSFAQWPYDCIEEDELEQDTGSQPSMKCLSASLCCATVTESSETSSRCTSSESETGLGSPSVPGQPDVVIDSYSHNNNNNEPPSFLCSSTPPSIITSPSIFQKDEDLQPQGTKFITASKTCHVAVGLSTVV, encoded by the exons GACGCTGAGTCTTTGGACAACTGTATCCAGAACACCTTGTCGGCCCTGTACCGCCCCTTCACTGCCACAGCCGCCACTGTCCTCTGGCAGCTCTTCAGCGTGGTGGAGAGACAGTACCGTGGGGACGGACTCCGCTGCCTTATTGACTTCTTGCTTCCTGCCAAGAGGATTCTGCAGATCATCCAACAAGAAACCTGC gtGAGGTTCAGGGGCTTGTTGTTCTATCATGAGGGGTGGCCGCTCTGCATCCACGAGAAGGTCGTCCTGCAGCTCGCCCCTCTGCACAAGGTCCGTCTAAAGCAAGGAGACTTCTACCTGCAGATCGTTCCTTTGGGTCGCAAGACCGCCAAGCTCGTGATAAAATGTTTGTCAGCCAGTGGGCAGGCCATCGCAGAAATCCCCATTGCAGAGAGCATGTATGGAAGCGTCTTCACAGCTGAGTTCTTGCAGAATGTGACACGTGACCGAAACCTGCACCCGCTACAGACCTGCCTGCTCACCACCGGTACCACTGTGTACAGGACGCCGTGGAAGAACGTGGTCAACCCTCTGTTCGTCAGCAGCACCTCGGACGCCATCATGCAAGCACGATGCAGCAGGGTGGGCTTCCGCGGCCAACTCAGCACCTGCAGCACGAGCGGATCCACGGGGACTCTGGACAGCCACCGCAGCTCCAGAGAGTCCCTGCACTCTCAGGGAGCTGACTCCATCTTCTCTGAGCCCACCTCGCCAAGCAGAAACCACATGGACCCCAACGGAGAGAGCATCAGTGCAGCGGACACTGCTACACCCATCATTAAGATCGAAGGATCCACTGAGGAGAGTGGGATGGGACAGCGGGGTGAGGACACTGGGGGGAGAGGGAAAGGGTCCAAGATCCTCTCTCCTAGCACGGACCTCAGTAACCCAAGTCCTCGACGTCGCCTCCCGAGGGATTCTGTAGCTTTTGAAAGCAGGAGACTATTCAGAAAATCCTACATGGAGGCCTTGCAGAACCCGATGAGCCTGGGGTCCAGCTCTGAGTCGATCCTGGAGGAAAGCCCTGAGCACAGCCCCGGGCCCAGAGAGAGATCAGGGACAGCAGGCGGCAGCCCCGACACCCGCATCTCCTCGAGAGAACACTTAGCGCGCAGGCTGGGTGGCCGAGGCTGGCTCAGCGGCGATGACTCCAGGCCCAGCACACCTTTGCTTTACTTACAGAGGGGGCTACGGAGCGCAGAAAGACGAGCGGATCGTCGATCAAAGTCACTGGAGAGGACTAACAAGGCAGCACAGGTGAAAGGGCACCGGGAACGATCCTCCTCCGGGGGCTCAGTCAACATATCACCCAAAAAGCTAATGAACGGCTACACTCTACGTTTTGGGAAGCTGGACGTGGAGGCAGCTCTCCCTGGTTctgagaggagaagcagcaaaGAGGAGTCAG GAGAGCGTGATGAGGGCATCGGCAGTGAGAGCAGGCGGCACAGTGCAGAAGAGTCGCACAGTCCTAAAGCTGCCAATGGGACGGCCCTCAGTCCGGCTTCAGCCTCCAGCTCGCCATGTGACGGTCACTCAGCTCGGCCCAggctggggtcagaggtcaaccaGGAGCTGCTCGCATCGGGCGCCGTGATCCTGCCAG GAAACAGAGATCGTGGTGGGCGGGCGGTGCTGCAGGTGTGCACGCGAGCTCAGGTGTGGGCAGGTGAGAGCTGCACGGTCAGTGACCTCACCTGTTTACTGGGCTACTACCACTCCACACTGCG GAAAGAGAGGCAGGATCAAGGTCTGACTGTTGTAATAGacagcaggaggcagcagcCGGTCCCAGCTCTGTTGTCATCTCTGTCTGAACTGCAG GCTTTAGTACCAAATGCACTTTACTCGGTTCTCCTCTTGGTGGAAAAGGAGGCAGCAACTAAACCTGAACGAGACCTCAACCTGCAG ACTGAGACGCTGTCGTCTCTGAAGGCCCTGCTGAAACACATCGACCAAACCCAGCTCACACGAGACTTGGAGGGCACCTTCCACTACGACCACAACCACTGGATCCACTTCAGACAG AAAATTGAGCCGTTTGCCAGCAGTTGTAGCGCAGCCATCACGTCCCTGCAGGAGTCGATCTGCACCTTGAGCAGCAGCGGCCACATGAAGACCTCAAAG GAGGTGTCCGAGGTGATGGAACAGCAGAGGCGTCTCATGAAGTGTGTCCTGGATGACACGCGTCTGAACAGGCTGCGGCTCGAGGGAGGAACTGTCCTCGCCCGCATCAGGAAAGACGAGGCCTGTGAGAATGAAATCTACAG AGATGCTGTAGACACGTTGAATGCACTGTACAACCAAGTAGATGAAGAGGTCCATAAGCTGGTGATCCTGTCCAACAAGTCTCAGAAAGAGTTAGAGAGCCTGCTGGAGGTGCGCAAGTTTGAGGAGCAAACGCAACAG ATCAAGCTCTGGTTCAgtgtggagggagagaagcaACTCGTACCTCTGGAGTCACTGACTCTGTCTGTGGCCAAACTcaaagagatgagagagagctTGGAGCAATTTGTGTCTGAGTCTTTG CACCAACAGAGACATGGCCTGAAGCTTGTGAAGGAGTCTCCAGAGTCTCTTCCAGGCTCAGCTCTCCTCGACTTCAAGCAGCATCTGGGCTCCATCCTGAGCAGCGTGGAGCGGAGGAAGACGCAGCTCGACATCCTGACCAACCTGCACGAGTTCTATGACTCA GCAAACCAGTGGATGAACCACTGTCAGGATTATTTCCATCACCTCAGCCTGGACACTGCAGGTGCCACCATTTCTCCGCCTGTGGTGGAGATCCTGCAGGATTACTGCACCGAGGCATCCAAGTTCTCCATGGACAACTTCAGCAATCTCAACGACATGGTGCTCTCCCTGGAGAgtcctcagcagctgcagcagtggaacaCAGTGTGGCACCAGTGTCAGCaaaccaaacagcagctggaggagactTTGGCCCGAGCCACGGTGGCAGCGCAGACCTCCACGGCTGCAGACACGGAGGCTCCTTCAAAGGCTGAAGACAGACCGATTGGCGCCACCGAGCGACGTAAAGCCAACGGTGGTGTGATTTTACCTGGAGCGATTACACTGTTGACTTTTGAGGATATCAAGCCTCATTCTGCCGGGCCTTTCTCCAAAAGCCCGTccagctccatctcctcctcctcgcactTCACGTTCTCGCCCGACAGCGACAGCAAACTGAGGCAGAGCCCGTCCATGTTCGACGACACCGACAGCGACTGCACCATCGACTCCACCATCTCCTGCCACTCGGAGCCCGTCTACACAGGGGCCGCCCGCCTGCGCAAGCAGCCGATGAAGAAGATCATGAAGAAGACCTTGAGCTACGAGCTGACGCCAAGGGACGGCAGTCACTCAGATGTTAGCCACATTCACGGCTACACGGGCGTGTACATCAAGGGTTTGGAGGTGGCAAATAATGTGTcagcagagaagaagctgcagagaccGGATGTGACGAGCCCTGCGTTAGGACGGAGCCGCAGCATGTCCACGCCGTCCAGGGCTCATACCAGACACAGTGATGGAGACGGCAAGAAACATAGCAG CAAAGTGCAGCACATCATGGATGAGATGATCTCCACAGAGAGGGAGTACGTGCGCTCGCTCAGCTACATCATCGAGCACTACTTCCCCGAGATGGAGCGGCTGGACCTGCCGCAGGACCTGCGGGGGAAGCGCAGCATCATCTTTGGCAACGTGGAGAAACTGTGGGACTTCCACAGCCAGTACTTCCTGAAGGGGCTGGAGTCGTGTGCTCACTCGCCGCTGTCCATCAGTAGCTGTTTTCTCAGACAC GAGGATCAGTTTGGAATGTATGCCCTCTACAGCAAGAATAAGCCCCAGTCTGATGCTCTGCTCAGCAGCCACGGCAACGAATTCTTTAAG AATaagcagctggagctggaggacaagATGGACCTGGCATCCTACCTGCTGAAGCCCATTCAGAGGATGAGCAAATACGCCCTGCTGCTGAAAGACCTGATAAAGGAGTGCAGCCAGAGCCAGGAGCAGGAGCTCAGTGACCTCCGCACCGCAGAGGAGCTGGTCAAGTTTCAGCTTCGCCACGGCAACGACCTACTGGCCATGGACGCCATTCGGGGCTGTGAT GTGAACCTTAAAGAACAGGGTCACCTCCGCTGCCAGGACGAGTTCATCGTCTGGTGCGGACGCAGGAAATACCTTCGCCATGTCTTCTTGTTTGAAGACCTCATCCTTTTCAGCAAGACCAAAAAGATCGAGGGAGGATATGACATCTACATATACAAACAGTCCTTCAAA ACGGCAGAGATCGGTATGACTGAAAACGTTGGTGACAGCGGCCTGCGTTTTGAGATCTGGTTCCGTCGGAGGAAGTCACAGGACACGTTTATACTTCAAGCCAGCTCCGCAGAGGTCAAGGCTGTGTGGACGGCCATTATCGGCAAGATCCTGTGGAGGCAGGCGCTCCGAAACAGAG agGTGCGAATGCAGGAGATGGTTTCCATGGGGATCGGAAGCAAACCTTTCATGGACATCAAACCTAGTGACGCGGCGATCAGTGACAGATTCATCGACTATATAATGAAGGGGTCAG AGTCCAGGACGCGGGCTTCCATCGCCGTGCCCTCGTTTGAACACTGCGCGTCCATCAAGAGACCCCACTCCACCATCTCCAacagcagcacctcctcctccagcagccagTCGTCCTCCTCGCTGCTGGGCTCGCTCAACCTCCACCTCTGCAACTCACCCTCTCACCCACTCTCACACCCGATGACCAGTGTTCCCTCCTTTGCCCAGTGGCCCTACGACTGCATAGAGGAGGACGAGCTGGAGCAGGACACTGGGAGTCAACCCTCCATGA AGTGTTTGTCTGCTTCTCTGTGTTGTGCAACAGTCACTGAGAGCTCAGAGACGTCCTCCCGGTGCACGTCCAGTGAAAGTGAAACAGGACTCGGTAGCCCCAGCGTTCCCGGGCAACCCGATGTCGTCATAGACTCCTACAgccacaacaataacaacaacgagcccccctctttcctctgctcctccacaccTCCCTCCATCATCACGTCTCCCTCGATATTCCAGAAGGACGAGGACCTCCAGCCACAGGGCACCAAGTTCATCACAGCA AGCAAGACCTGTCATGTAGCAGTAGGCCTCTCTACTGTGGTCTGA